From the Anaeromyxobacter dehalogenans 2CP-1 genome, the window GCGTTCCGCCGGTGCCCGCCGTGCGGCCGCGTCTACTGGGCCGGCTCGCACCACCGGCGGATGGCGCAGCTCGTCGCCGAGCTGCTCGCCGAGTGCGCGCCCGGCGCGCGCTGAGCCTCGTCCTGCGCCGCCGACGGGTGCGATGCGAGACCGCGCCGGCCGCGGCGCTCGCCGGGCGCGTCGCGCTCCGGGACGAGCGACCGCCCCGTGCGCGGCGTGCCCCGGGGCGCAGGAGGTTCCCCGGCGTGCTCGATTGCGCAGACACGATTGCCGCACCGGTCCATTCGATTGATCTCGGATTGTGGCGTGGTCGGTCGTCGCATTGACCGGTGGGGTTCGGGCGCGTCTCATCGCGCTCCGACGTTCGCGGGGTTCCGTAGCGCACCCGACGTAGGAGGGGGAAGTCATGAGGAAGCTGATGATGCTCGTCGCGATCGCGGTCGCGACGGCGCTGTCCGCCGGCTGTCAGGGCGACAAGGGGCCGGTGGGCCCGCAGGGGCCGCAGGGCGACAAGGGGGACCAGGGCGACAAGGGTGATCAGGGAGCGCCGCCGCTCGCCACCACCGAGGCGTGCGCCGGCTGTCACGCAGGGTCGATCGCGTCCGTCCACGCGCTCGCGCCGAACGACGCGGTCCAGGTGACGCTGTCCACCGACGACCGCTACACGATCAGGGTGAACCCGGAGACGCACGCGGTGACCTTCCGCTTCAACGTGAAGGTGAACGGCGTGAACCGGATCGACTTCACGGACAAGGCGGCGACGCTGCGCGCGCACAACGAGGACGCGTTCTGGGTCTACGACCCGGCCCTCCGCGCCGGCCGCCGCACCAAGATCCCGTGCGGCACCGTCGCGAGCGCCACCTGCGATCCGAACGTGCAGTGGGCCGTCTCGAGCAACGGCAGCGGCAACTACACCATCACCGTGTCCGGCTTCGCGGCGGACCCGGCGCCCGGCACGACGTTCATGCTGAGCACCATGGGCCCGGACGAGATGACCGCGACCGTGGTCGCCACGCTCGGCGAGGCGGCGCACGGCTCCGTGAGCGACGAAGCCTGCCTGAACTGCCACGGCAACCACATCTGGCGCGGCGCGGCCCATGACGTGACCAACCCGCAGGGCATCGGCCCGTGCGTGGTCTGCCACAACCGCGACGGCGCGGTCGAGACGCGGCTGACCGGGTACGTCGCCGCGAACGCCAACGTCACGCCGCCGATCGTGGGCGTCGATCCCGCCGAGGGGACCCGCGGTACCGGCCTCATGGGCATCGTCCACGGCATCCACAACTCGAAGAACATGCCGGACGGCGTCTACCACTGGCTCTGGACCAACGGGACCAGCTTCCACGACTTCTCGAACGGCTTCCCGGGCAACATGAACAACTGCGCCACCTGCCACCGAGGCCCCGACCAGCTCGCCGCGGCCGCCGGTGCCCCGGTGTCCTTCGCGCTGTGCGTGTCCTGCCACGACGACCTGGGCGCGTTCCCGAGCGCGCCGAGCTCCGGCACCTACAACCATGCCGCGTTCACGCCGTTCTCCTCCTGCAGCCCGTGCCATGACGGCCAGACCGCCGCGATGTTCCACGACGGCCAGGTCACCGAGCGCGCCGGCCTGATCTGGGACGGCGCCGACCAGTCGATCGTGCTCGCCTCGACCATCAAGCTGGCGATCACCGGCGTGACGGTCGGCGTCGCGGACGTGACGGTCACCTGGACCGCGACCAACCCGGACGAGGGCGGCGCGGCCTGGGATCCCTGCAACGACGATTACGCCGTCGGCCCGGTGTTCTTCCGGACGCCGCCGGATCTGGCGACCGAGGGCTGCACCAACACGACCGCCGGCTGCGGCAACTCGATGAGCTTCATCCGGTCGTACGCGCAGGCGGACGACTGGGTGAACGACGGCCTCACCGGCGCGTCCACCACCATCCTGCCCGGCCAGCCCAACGGCTCCACCCTGCTCACCACCGCCAACACCACCTGCGACGCGAACCACGTCGCCACGACGGTGCTGCCGCTCCAGGGCACCACGGCCACCCGCGGCATCCTCGCGCTGCAGGGCAAGCCGCAGGTCCGGTTCTCGAACGGCAACGTCGTCTGGGTCCGCGCCACCACCCCGACCCGCGAGTTCCTGGTCGCCGACGGCGCGGTGCCCGACGTCGTCCGCCGCCAGATCGTCTCGGTGGACAAGTGCAACGCGTGCCACTTCGGCACGCTGTACCAGCACGGCGGCAGCCGCGTGGACAGCATCGAGCTGTGCGTCATGTGCCACAACCCGGCGTCGAGCGAGCAGAACCGCCGCGTGGACATCGGCATCAGCGCCGCGAACGCGTACGACGGCCTGAACGGCCAGACGTACGACCTCCGCACGATGGTGCACGCGATCCACTCGGCCGGCGAGACCGGCCGAGGCCTCATGTACTACCGCACCAACGGCATCTTCTTCTTCGGCTCCGCCGAGGCGCTGGCGGTGCTGCCGAACTGGCCGTCCGGCGACGCGTGCGTCACCTGCGTGGACGAGGAGGACGGGCCGCTGACCTACTGCAAGGTGTACGGCTCCTCCGCCACCGGCAAGGACTACTCGGTCGTGGCGAACACCGACGGCACCTGCAAGGCGCAGGCGGACCTGCCCGCCAGCACCGACGGGACGTGGCGCCCGCACCGCTTCGTGGAGGTGGAGTACCCGCGCGCGCTGAACGACTGCGGCGCCTGCCACGTGGACACGCTCACGGGCACCACCGCGGACGTGCTGCCGGATCCGAGGCAGGTGGTCGGGGTCACCTACGACGCCGGCGTGGCGCCGTGGAACGTCCTCGCCGACGACCAGCTCCTCGGCCCGACCACCGCGTCGTGCATGAGCTGCCACCAGTCCGATGACGCGATCGAGCAGTTCCGGCTGCGCCGGCACGCGTACGACAACGGCTGGGCGCCATCGGAGTTCGAGAACGGCCGCCAGACGCTGATCGACGCGGTGCCGTAGCGACCGCTGCGAGGCGGCGGGGAGCGATCCTCCCCGTTGCTCCCGAGGGGCGGGGGTGCCATCCGGCGCCTCCGCCCCGATCGTTCGGCGCCCTGCCCTGCCTCCGCGGTGACCGCGGCGACGGCCGCGGACGCCGATCGCTGCTCAGGGTGCGCGAGCCGGCGCCTCCGCCGGCGTACCCGGTTGCGGCGGCGCCGGCCGCCGCTGCGCGCTGCCCAGCGCCTCGGCGCGTCGCGCGAGCAGCGCATCGAGCTGCTCGAGCTGCTCCGGCCGGAAGATGCGCCGGATCCCATGGACGCTGGCGGCGTCCAGGGCCTGATAGTCCGCGAGCAGGCGCTGGTCCCGGACCTGGACGGCCCCAGGCGGCGGGGCGGCGCCGGTGCCGCCGCGGAGCGCTCCCTCGCCCGGCCCCGACGCCCCGTTCTGCGGCCCCGACCTCGCCGCCTCCACGTCGCGGTCGCGCTCCGCGACCAGCTCCCGGGCGCGGAGCTGGACCTCGCTCAGCTTCAGCTCGAGCGTGACGACCTGGCCGGCGTCGAGGCCGAGCGTGTCGCGGCTCCTCAGGATGACCTGCAGTGACGGCTCGGGGAGCGCGGCGCCCTTCCCGCGGGCGTCGCGCGGCTGCGCGGCGGCGGCGAGCGGCGCGACGAGGAGGAGCGCGGCCAGCTGGCGCGCGCACTGCGTGAACGATCGGTTCATGGTCACGATACGTGGTGCCCGGGGTTGCGCGGCGGTGACGTCCCGTCGACGGATGGTCCGGCCATCATCTCACGGCTCGCTTCGGAGCTCCCGCGCCGCCTCGCCCAGCCGCTCGATGGCGGCCTCGAGCTGCGCGTCGTCGAGGTAGGGCGCCGGGCCGAGCCGCAGGTGGCGCCCGCGGCTGTCGGCGAGCACGCCGCGCGCCACGAGCGCGCGCTGCAGGGCCGCCGCGCGGGGCGTGTCGAGCGCCAGGAACGCACCGAACCGGTCGAGCGGCGTGCTGCGGTCGCGCCCCACCAGCGCGTCGTCCAGGCCGAGCGCGTCGAAGCGCGCCGCGAGCAGGTCCACCTGGCGCCGGTAGCTCGCGCGGAGCGCCTCCGGGGTCAACCCCTGCGCGCCGAAGTAGTCCATCACGCGCGCCGCGCGGTAGTGGCTGGTCGGGTCGTAGGTCGAGCCCGCGAACGCGGCGGCGCCGCGGCCATACGGGACGAGGTCCGGGCGCGGCGCGTCCGCCAGGGCGTCGAACTCGGCGTACCAGCCGGTGACGGCCGGCCGCAGCCCGCGCGCGTGGGGCGGCAGGCGCAGGAAGCAGTTCCCCTCGCCCAGCTGCAGGTACTTGTACCCGCCGCCCACGATCCAGGCCGACCCGAGCCCCACGGCCGGGAGCGCGAACGGCATCGCGCCGAGCGCGTGGTAGGCGTCCACCAGCAGCTCGACCCCGCGGGCCGCACACGCCTCCGCGAGCCCTCCGAGCCCGGGGACGATCCGCGCGTCCTCGTACAGGACCGCCGAGACCAGCACCGCGGCGGTCCGGTCGCCGGCGCGCGCGGCCAGCCGCTCGGCGAGCGTGTCCACCGGCCGCGCCGGCAGGACCTCCACCTCGAGCCAGTCCTCGCCGAGGCGGGCGAGCTGCCGCCGCAGCGTGTGGAACTCGCCGTCGGTCGTGACCAGCCGCCGGCGCCGCCGCAGGTCGAGCGCCGAGAGGAACCGCAGCACCAGCTCGTGCGTGCTCCCACCGAGCGCGAGCTCGCCGCCGGGATCGGCGAGCAGCGCCCGGAACCCCTCCCGCACCCGCTCCGCCTTCGCGAGCGCCCGCCCCCACTTCCCGTCCACCTCGCGCGCCGCGTCCTCGAACGCCTCGAGCACTCCCTCCCGCGCGACGTCCGGCCAGGCCTGGTGCGAGTGGCCCGTGAGCAGCAGCCGCTCCGCCACCCGGAACCGCGTGTAGTGGCGCGCGAGCGGGTTCACAGCGCGCCCCGCACCGCCCACAGGTCGGGGAACGCCGGGGTGAACAGCGTCGTGCGCAGGTACTGCGCGCCCGCCGAGCCGCCCGTGCCCGGCTTGTCGCCGATGGTCCGCTCGACCATCTTCACGTGCCGGTAGCGCCACTCCTGCACGCCCTCGTCGAGGTCCACGAAGCGCTCGCACACCAGGGCCGCCTCGCCGTCGGCGCGGTACACGTCCAGCAGCACGCGCTGCACCGCCTCGGACGGCTGGCGCCAGCCCGCCGCGCGCGCCTCGGGGACCGGCGGCGGCGCGAAGCCCTGGGTCGCGAGGTAGCGCAGGAGCGAGTCGAACAGCGACGGCGCCGCCATCGCCGCCGCGATCGGCGCGTGCCCCGGACCGCCCGGCGGATAGGGTGCGAGCATCCGCTCGTCCCGGCGCCCGAGCATCGCCTCCAGCACCCGGAACTGCGCCGACTGGAACCCGCTCGCCGCCTCCAGGCGGCTGCGGAACGCGGTGAACTGGCGCGGCGTCATCGTCTCGATGACGTCCACCTGGGACACGACGGTCTTCAGGATGGTGAGGACGCGCTTCAGCGTCGCGAGCGCGTGGCCGCCCTCGCCCCGGTGCAGCCGCTCCTGCAGGTGGGCCAGCTCGTGGACCACCTGCTTGAACCAGAGCTCGTAGACCTGGTGCACCACGATGAACAGCAGCTCGTCGTGCTCCTCGGAGCGCGGCCGCTGCGCCGAGAGGAGCTCGTCGAGCGCGAGGTACGAGCCGTAGGTCAGGGCCGCCGAGTGGGCCGAGGGATCGGTCATGCGTCCTCCGGCGGGGATGCCTAACACGGGCCGGGGCGGTCCGCCCCGCCGCGCTCCGTCGGGGACGCGGCGCCGCCCAGCCCGACGTGCCGGCGCCCGTGGACGGCGCGCGCCGCGACGCGCACCGTGAAGCTTTCCTGAACGGCCCATGCGCGATCCGCCCGTTTCGTGGCGCCGCGCGCGCGCGTAGCTTCCTCCCCGCCGCCCGGCTCCCGGTGGAGCCGCGGCGAGCCCCGGAGGAAGCCACATGTTCCACGCCAAGGCGTACGCCGCCACCAGCCCGACGTCCCCGCTCGCAGCCACCACGATCCCGCGCCGCGACCCGACCCCGCGCGACGTCCAGATCGAGATCCTCTACTGCGGCATCTGCCACTCCGACCTGCACACCGTGCGCAACGAGTGGAGCAGCCTCGCGTCCACCGTCTACCCTTGCGTGCCGGGCCACGAGATCGTCGGCCGCGTCGCGAAGGTCGGCGCCGAGGTGACGCGGTTCGCGCCCGGCGACCTCGTCGGCGTCGGCTGCATGGTGGACTCCGACCGCACCTGCCCCGAGTGCCGGGCCGGCCTCGAGCAGTTCTGCGCGGGCCAGGTCCTCACCTACGGCGCGCCGGACAGGCACCTCGGCGGCGTGACCTACGGCGGCTACTCCGGCAGCGTCGTGGTGGACGAGCACTTCGTGCTGCACGTCCCCCCGAACCTCGATCCCGCCGCCGCCGCGCCGCTCCTGTGCGCCGGCATCACCACCTGGTCGCCGCTGCGGCACTGGGGCGTGAAGGAGGGCAAGAAGGTCGGCGTGGTCGGCCTGGGCGGGCTCGGCCACATGGGCGTGAAGTTCGCGCGCGCGCTCGGCGCGCACGTGGTCGTGTTCACGACCTCGCCCGGCAAGCGGGAGGACGCGCTCCGCCTCGGGGCGCACGAGGTGGTCCTCTCCCGCGACGCGAACGAGATGCGCAAGCACGCCGGCAGCTTCGACTTCATCCTCGACGCGGTCGCCGCCGACCACGACCTCAACGCGTACGTGGCCCTGCTCCGCCGCGACGGCAACCTGACGCTCGTCGGCGCGCCGGAGAAGCCGCTCCCGGTCGCCGCGTTCGGCCTGCTCCTCGGCCGCCGCAGCATCTCCGGCTCGCCCATCGGCGGCATCGCCGAGACGCAGGAGATGCTCGACTTCTGCGGCTCGCACGGCATCACCGCCGACGTCGAGGTGATCCCGATGCAGCAGGTGAACGAGGCCTACGAGCGGATGCTCCGCTCGGACGTGAAGTACCGCTTCTCGATCGACATGGCCTCGCTCCAGGCGGGGTGAAGGCCCGCGCCGGCTCCCGCGCGGCGGTAGGATCGCGCCGCCGGGGGCCCGGGCCCGCGGTGAGACGGAGGTCGCGACGATGTCCCCGAAGCGCTCCAGGTCGTCCGGCCGTTCCGGGCGACCGTACGTCATCTGCCACATGGGCCCCTCGGTGGACGGGCGCATCGTCACCGACGGCTGGCCGCGGTCCGCGCGGCTGAGCGCCGAGTACGAACGGATCCACGCCGCGCTCGGCGCCGACGCCTGGATCATCGGTCGCATCTCCATGGCGCCGTACGCGGGACGGGCACCGCTCCCGGCGCGCGGGCCCCGGGCACGCGTCCCGCGCACCGACTTCATCGCGCGGGCCGAAGCGCCCTCGTACGCGATCGCCCTCGACCCTTCCGGCAGGCTGCGCTGGGAGTCGGGCGCCATCGACGCGGAGCACGCCGTCACGGTCCTGACCGAGCGGGTCCCGGACCGCTACCTCCGCTTCCTGCGCGACCGCGGCGTGTCGTACCTGTTCGGCGGCCGGGACCGGATCGACGTGCCGGCGGTCCTCGGGAAGCTGCGCGCGCGCCTCGGCATCCGCCGGCTGCTCCTCGAGGGCGGCGGCAAGATCAACGGGTCCTTCCTCGCCGCGGGCGTCATCGACGAGCTGAGCCTGCTCGTCGCCCCGGTGGCCGACGGGAGCGTCGGGACGCCCGCCCTGTTCGACGCGGGCGAGTCCGGGCCCAGGCTGCGCCTCCGGCTGCTCTCGGCGGAGCGCCGCCCCGGCGATCTGCTGTGGGTCCGGTACCGCGTCGTGAACGCGGCCGCCCCGGCCCGCGGCCGCCCCTGACGCGCGGCAGCCGCCGTCAGCTCACCGTCTCGGCGCTGTACCGCGCCAGCAACCCGGTGCGGACCGCGTACCGGTAGACGCGGACGAACGCCCACCCCGCGAGCACGATGGTCCCGGCCGCCAGCAGCGCTCCCTGCCCGAGCGCGGTCCACGCCACCGGCCGGCCGGCGGTGAGCGCGCGCAGCTGCTCGAACACGTACGACGGCGCGAGCAGCCAGGACACGGCCTGCATCCAGCGCGGCAGCGTGGCGATGGGGTAGAACACGCCCACGAACGGCGAGAGCACCGCCGGGATGGGCCAGATCAGCCACTCGGCCGCCGGGCCGAGGCGCAGCACGATGGCGCAGCCCAGGATCCCGAGCGCGATCCCGAACATGAACAGGATCAGCAGCGCCGGGACGATGGCGAGCCCGTAGGCGACGAACGAGAGCCCGAACGCCGCCGTGGCGAGGCCGAGCATGACCGCGAGCCCGAGCGTGCTCGTGAGCACGCTCGACACCACCAGGCCCGAGACGTACTCGCCGGTAGTGATGGGGGTCGCGAACACGTTCAGGAAGTTGCGCGACCACACGTCCTCGAAGAACGCCATCGTCACGCCGTGCATCACCCGCGAGAAGAAGTCCCAGAGCAGGACGGCGCCCAGGAGCATCGGGACGAAGTCGAGCCCCGACGCGGCGACCTGGTTCAGGTAGCGGGAGATGAAGCCCCAGAGCACCACGTCGATCGCCACCCAGGCGAACAGCGGCAGGATCCGCGCCGGGCTCCCGCGCAGCAGGTACGCCTGCCGCAGCACGACCGCCGACACCCGCCGGACGCGCGACGCGATCACGGCTGCTCCAGCGCGAGCGGCTCGCGCGCGACGGTGATGAACAGGTCCTCGAGCGAGGCGCGCCCGTGCTCGCCCGGCAGCGTGCGCGGGTCGCCCTCCAGCAGGATCCGGCCGTGGGACAGGAACAGCACGCGGTCGCAGACCTCCTCGACCTCGCGCATGTTGTGCGAGGTCCACAGCACGCCCTGCCCCTCGCGCGCGGCGACGCCGCGGATCCGGACCCGCAGCTCGCGCGCCACGGCCGGGTCGAGGGACGCGGTCGGCTCGTCGAGCAGGAGGAGCCGCGGCGCGTTCAGCATCGCCTTCGCGATGGTGACCCGCGACTGCTCGCCCGACGAGAGGACGCCGGTCTTCGTGTCGCGGAACGGGACGAGGTCCAGCTCCGCGAGCAGCGCCTCCACGCGGGCGCGGACGTCGCGGACGCCGTAGAGGAGCCCGAACACCGTCAGGTTCTGCGAGACCGTCAGGTTCCCGGGCAGCGGCGCGTACACCGCCGCGAAGCTGGTGCGCGCGAGCGCCTCCGAGCGCCGCCGCGCCAGGTCGACGCCGTCGATCCAGATCCCGCCGGAGGTCGGCGCCAGCACGCCCAGGATCATGCTGATGGTGGTGGTCTTGCCCGCGCCGTTCGGGCCGAGCAGCCCGACGATCTCGCCGGGCGCGACGTGGAACGTGATCCCGTCCACGGCCGGAGTCGCGCCGTAGGCCTTGCACAGCCGCTCGACGCGCAGGATGGGGCCGTGCCGGGTCACGAGGCCTCCGGCGCCTCGTCGCGGGCCAGCCGCCGCAGGCCCAGCTCCTCGAGATCCAGCTCCTCCTCGACGCGCTGGAACGCCGCGTCCCCGATCGTACCCTCGGCGCGCAGCGACAGGAGCCGCCCGCGCTCCGCCTCCACCGCCCGGCGCGCCACGGCGGCGCCCTGGGTGCGCGGCGGCCCACCGTCGGCCTCGCCCGCGGGCGCCTCCGCGGCCCCGCCGCGCAGCTCCGCCTCGGCGCCGCGGAGCATCACCTCGTAGCGGTGCCGCAGCACGCGCGAGAGCTCGTCACCCGCCGCGCCGTCGGTCGCCGACAGGCCGGCGCGCAGCGTCTCGACGCGCGCGAGCCGGACCTCCCGATCGACCGAGCGATCTCCCTCGAGCCGCAGCGCGCGCAGCAGGGGGCGGAGCGTCATCCCCTGCAGGACCAGCGTCCCGAGCACCACCGCGAACGCGGTGAACACGACCAGGTCCCGGTGCGGGAACGCCGGCGCGCCCCGGCCGCCGGTGGGCAACGCCAGCGCCGCGGCGAGCGTCACGATGCCGCGCATGCCGCACCAGCCGACCACCGCGGCGCCGCGCGGCGAGAGCCCGATCGCGTCCGGCCGCTCCGGCGCCCCGTCGCACGCTGGGCGGCAGCGCAGCCGACTCACGGCGGCCGTGGCGGACACCCACGCGATGCGCGCCACGATGGCGGCGAGGCCCACCGCCCCCGCCACGCCGGCGTACCGGAGGAGCGTGGCCGCGTCGATCCGCCCCAGGATCGCCTTCAGCTGGAAGCCGACCAGGATGAACGCGAGGACGTTCAGCACGAAGACCGCGAATCCCCAGACGGCATACGACGGGATGCGGACGCGCGCGGCCATCTGCCCCGCGGCGCGCTGGGCGCTCGCCATGGCGAAGACGACGACGGTGAGGATGCCCGAGAGGTGGAGCCGCTCGGCGAGCATCCAGACCGCGAACGTCCCGCAGAACTGGACCACCACGGCGATGGGCACGTCCTCGATGCGCGCGATGAGCGGCGGGATCACGCGGGCGAGCGCGTACCCGAGCGCCACGCTCCCCACCGTCGCGACCAGCAGCAGCGGCAGCGCCTCGAGCGGCGAGAGCGCGCCCGCCACCGCCGCGCCCACCGCCAGGCGGTAGACGAGGAGCGCGCTGGCGTCGTTGAACAGGCTCTCGCCCTCGAGGATCACCATGAGGCGGTGCGGCGGGCGGAGCTGCCCGAGCACCGCGGTCGCGGCCGCCGCGTCCGGGGGCGCCACGATGGCGCCGAGCGCCACCGCCACCGCCCAGGGCATGCCGGGCACGAGCGCGCGGGCGACCACCGCCACCACCACCACCGTCAGCGCGACCGCGCCGACCGCAAGGCCGGCCACGGTGCGCCAGCTCGCCCGCAGGTCGCGCTGGGACGCGTCGTAGGCCGCGTCGAGCAGCACCGGCGCGACGAACAGCGTCAGCGCAAGGTCCGGCTCGAGGACCAGCGTCGGCGTGCCCGGCACGAGCGCGAGCGCCGCGCCTGCGAGCGCCACCAGCGCCGGGTACGGCGTCCCGATCCGCCGGGACAGGGCGGTGAGGGCCGCGCCGGCGAGGAGCAGGCCGATGATGATCTCGAAGACGAGCATTCGGGCCGGACGCCCCCGATGCCGGCCACCCGCGGCGGGCACGTCCTCCGCCACCATTCTGTCGCGAGTCGCTCCCGCCGTGCCGTGAAGATTTCCCGAACGCCCCATGCGCGTTCCGGGGCACCGACGCTCCCCCGTCGGCCGAAAGAGGATCGTAGGATCCCGGCGGCCGCACCGGCGCCGGCAAGGAGGAGGACGCGCACCATGGCCTTCACACCGCTCAACGCGCTCAACGCGTTCATCGCGGTCGCCCGTCGCCGCAGCTTCGCCGCGGCCGCGCGGCACCTCGGCGTCTCCACGTCGGCCCTCAGCCAGTCCGTCCGGCAGCTCGAGACACGCCTCGGCGTCACGCTCCTCACGCGGACGTCGCGCACCGTGGCCCTCACCGACGCGGGGCAGCGCCTGCTCGAGAACGCGGGGGCGGCGGTGGACCAGGCGCTGGAATCGCTGAAGACCGTGTCCGTCCGGCCCGGCGAGGTCACCGGCCGCGTGCGGCTCACCGTGCCCAGCACCGCGGTCACGCCCGTGCTCGCCCGGCTCCTGCCGCGGTTCATCGAGCGACACCCCAGGGTGGAGGTCGAGGTGCAGGTGGAGAGCCGGTTCGTGAACATCATCGCCGAAGGGCTCGACGCCGGCATCCGGCTGAGCGAATCCATCGAGCGCGACATGGTCCAGGTGCGGCTCACCGAGCCCGGCCGCTTCGTCGTGGTCGGCGCGCCCTCCTACCTCGCGCGGCGCGGCACGCCGGAGAAGCCACAGGATCTCCTGCAGCACGACTGCATCTGCATCCGCTCCAGCGTGCACGGGGCGAGGTACGCCTGGGAGCTCGAGCGCGGAAAGAAGTCCTGGCGCGTCCCGGTCCAGGGGACGGTGACCACGAACGATCCGGTGCTGATGCACGCCCTGGCCGTCGCCGGCGTGGGCCTGCTCTACTCGTTCGAGCCCGAGGTCGCTGACGACCTGCGCAGCGGGCGGCTCCGGCTCGTGCTCGAGCCCTACGCCGCGGCGGTGCCGGGCTTCTTCCTCTACTTCCCCAGCCGCGCGCAGGTGTCCCCGGCGCTCCGGGCCTTCGTGGACGTCGCCCGCGAGGTGGCGGGGCAGTCGAGGACGCGGGCGGGCTGATCCGCGCCGGCGCTCGCCGCGGCGTTCGCGCGTTCCGCGCGACCGCCACGTGAAGGCTTCCTTCACGCCTCATGCGCGTTCCTCCCGTTTCGCCGCGACTCGCCCGCGCGTAGGTTCCCGCCCGTCGCCATGAACGTCCTCGCCACCGCCGCCTCGCTGCTCCTCCTGTCCCCGCCGTCCGCGCCCGCTGCCCGGGCCACGGCACCACGATCGGCCGACGCCTCGCGGACGGCGCCCGCCGGAGGTCCGACGCAGATGCGCATCACACGTGCAGGCACGCAGGTTTCGCAGAAGGGACCGGCCGATTGGTTCACCGGCACGGTCCGGGTGGACATGCTGTTCCAGGCGAACGATCCGGCGCGGGCCAGCGGCGGCCAGGTCACGTTCGAGCCGGGCGCCCGCACCGCGTGGCACACCCACCCGCTCGGCCAGACCCTGATCGTCACCTCCGGCGCCGGCCGCGTGCAGCAGTGGCGCGGTCCCATCGAGGAGCTCCGGCCCGGCGACGTGGTGTGGATCCCGCCCGGCGTGAAGCATTGGCACGGCGCCGCGCCCGCGACCGCGATGACGCACCTGGCGATCCAGGAGGCGCTGGACGGGAAGGCCGCCGACTGGATGGAGAAGGTCACCGACGAGCAGTACGCACCGTGAATCAGGGCCGCCGGCGCCGCCGCCCGGACCCCGCCGGAGAGGGGACCTCTCCCGAGCCGGCCCGCCCTGCCCGACGTCCGCTAGCATCGCGTGCACCCTCGAGACCCGGCTCACGGGTGGAGCGAGAACCCGATGGCGAACGCGCAAGATCCCGGCGGACTCCTCGCCACGCTCGACGCATTGCTCCCGGACCTGGAGAGCCTCTACACCGACCTCCACGCGCACCCCGAGCTCTCGATGCAGGAGACCCGCACCGCGGCGATCGCGGCGGACCGGCTTCGCGCCGCCGGCTACGAGGTGACCACCGGCATCGGGAAGACCGGCGTCGTCGGCCTGCTTCGCAACCGCGATGGTCCCACGGTGATGCTCCGCGCCGACATGGACGCGCTGCCGGTGAAGGAGCTGACCGGGCTCCCGTACGCGAGCACCGTCACGGCGACCGACGCGGAGGGCAGGAACGTCCCGGTGATGCACGCCTGCGGCCACGACATGCACGTGGCGTGGCTCGCCGGAGCGGCGACGTTGTTCGGGCGCGCCCGCACCGCGTGGCGGGGGACGCTGCTCACGGTGTTCCAGCCGGCCGAGGAGATCGCCACCGGCGCGCAGGCGATGATCGACGACGGGCTGTTCACGCGCTTTCCCAGGCCCGACGTGGTGCTCGGTCAGCACGTCATGGTCGGCGCGGCGGGCGTGCTGGGCTGGCGCGCCGGCGTCATGACCTCCGCGGGCGACAGCCTGCAGATCCGGCTGTTCGGGCGCGGGGCGCACGGCTCGATGCCCCAGGCCA encodes:
- a CDS encoding multiheme c-type cytochrome, producing the protein MRKLMMLVAIAVATALSAGCQGDKGPVGPQGPQGDKGDQGDKGDQGAPPLATTEACAGCHAGSIASVHALAPNDAVQVTLSTDDRYTIRVNPETHAVTFRFNVKVNGVNRIDFTDKAATLRAHNEDAFWVYDPALRAGRRTKIPCGTVASATCDPNVQWAVSSNGSGNYTITVSGFAADPAPGTTFMLSTMGPDEMTATVVATLGEAAHGSVSDEACLNCHGNHIWRGAAHDVTNPQGIGPCVVCHNRDGAVETRLTGYVAANANVTPPIVGVDPAEGTRGTGLMGIVHGIHNSKNMPDGVYHWLWTNGTSFHDFSNGFPGNMNNCATCHRGPDQLAAAAGAPVSFALCVSCHDDLGAFPSAPSSGTYNHAAFTPFSSCSPCHDGQTAAMFHDGQVTERAGLIWDGADQSIVLASTIKLAITGVTVGVADVTVTWTATNPDEGGAAWDPCNDDYAVGPVFFRTPPDLATEGCTNTTAGCGNSMSFIRSYAQADDWVNDGLTGASTTILPGQPNGSTLLTTANTTCDANHVATTVLPLQGTTATRGILALQGKPQVRFSNGNVVWVRATTPTREFLVADGAVPDVVRRQIVSVDKCNACHFGTLYQHGGSRVDSIELCVMCHNPASSEQNRRVDIGISAANAYDGLNGQTYDLRTMVHAIHSAGETGRGLMYYRTNGIFFFGSAEALAVLPNWPSGDACVTCVDEEDGPLTYCKVYGSSATGKDYSVVANTDGTCKAQADLPASTDGTWRPHRFVEVEYPRALNDCGACHVDTLTGTTADVLPDPRQVVGVTYDAGVAPWNVLADDQLLGPTTASCMSCHQSDDAIEQFRLRRHAYDNGWAPSEFENGRQTLIDAVP
- a CDS encoding RibD family protein — encoded protein: MSPKRSRSSGRSGRPYVICHMGPSVDGRIVTDGWPRSARLSAEYERIHAALGADAWIIGRISMAPYAGRAPLPARGPRARVPRTDFIARAEAPSYAIALDPSGRLRWESGAIDAEHAVTVLTERVPDRYLRFLRDRGVSYLFGGRDRIDVPAVLGKLRARLGIRRLLLEGGGKINGSFLAAGVIDELSLLVAPVADGSVGTPALFDAGESGPRLRLRLLSAERRPGDLLWVRYRVVNAAAPARGRP
- a CDS encoding NAD(P)-dependent alcohol dehydrogenase, translating into MFHAKAYAATSPTSPLAATTIPRRDPTPRDVQIEILYCGICHSDLHTVRNEWSSLASTVYPCVPGHEIVGRVAKVGAEVTRFAPGDLVGVGCMVDSDRTCPECRAGLEQFCAGQVLTYGAPDRHLGGVTYGGYSGSVVVDEHFVLHVPPNLDPAAAAPLLCAGITTWSPLRHWGVKEGKKVGVVGLGGLGHMGVKFARALGAHVVVFTTSPGKREDALRLGAHEVVLSRDANEMRKHAGSFDFILDAVAADHDLNAYVALLRRDGNLTLVGAPEKPLPVAAFGLLLGRRSISGSPIGGIAETQEMLDFCGSHGITADVEVIPMQQVNEAYERMLRSDVKYRFSIDMASLQAG
- a CDS encoding tryptophan 2,3-dioxygenase; amino-acid sequence: MTDPSAHSAALTYGSYLALDELLSAQRPRSEEHDELLFIVVHQVYELWFKQVVHELAHLQERLHRGEGGHALATLKRVLTILKTVVSQVDVIETMTPRQFTAFRSRLEAASGFQSAQFRVLEAMLGRRDERMLAPYPPGGPGHAPIAAAMAAPSLFDSLLRYLATQGFAPPPVPEARAAGWRQPSEAVQRVLLDVYRADGEAALVCERFVDLDEGVQEWRYRHVKMVERTIGDKPGTGGSAGAQYLRTTLFTPAFPDLWAVRGAL
- a CDS encoding kynureninase, translated to MNPLARHYTRFRVAERLLLTGHSHQAWPDVAREGVLEAFEDAAREVDGKWGRALAKAERVREGFRALLADPGGELALGGSTHELVLRFLSALDLRRRRRLVTTDGEFHTLRRQLARLGEDWLEVEVLPARPVDTLAERLAARAGDRTAAVLVSAVLYEDARIVPGLGGLAEACAARGVELLVDAYHALGAMPFALPAVGLGSAWIVGGGYKYLQLGEGNCFLRLPPHARGLRPAVTGWYAEFDALADAPRPDLVPYGRGAAAFAGSTYDPTSHYRAARVMDYFGAQGLTPEALRASYRRQVDLLAARFDALGLDDALVGRDRSTPLDRFGAFLALDTPRAAALQRALVARGVLADSRGRHLRLGPAPYLDDAQLEAAIERLGEAARELRSEP